TCCGGCAGCAGCCAGCCGCCGAGCACGATGGCCGCGGCCGCCACCGGCACGTTGAGCAGGAACGCCGCCTGCCAGCCGAAGTCCTCCACCAGGAGGCCGCCGACCAGCGGCCCGAGGGCCATGCCGCCACCGATGACGGCGGTCCACACCGCGTAGGCGAAGGCACGTTCCTTCGGGTCGGTGAAGACCGCCCGCAGGATCGACAGCGTGGCGGGCATGATCGCGGCGCCGCCGACACCGAGCAGCCCACGGGCGACGATGACCTGCCAGGGCGCCTGGGCGAACACCGCACCCAGCGAGGCGAGCGCGAACACCGCGAACCCGGCCAGGAGCAGCCGCTTGCGCCCCCAGCGGTCGCCCAACGCGCCCGCCGTGACGAGCAGTCCGGCGATCGCGAGCGAGTACGCGTCGATGATCCAGAGCTGTTCGACGGAGTTCGGCCGCAGATCCTCCACCAGGGTCGGGAAGGCGATGTTGAGGATCGTGGTGTCCATCCCGATCAGCAACAGACTGCCCGAGAGGATCGCCAGGATCACCCAACGTCGCGTGTGGACGGGGTCCTTGACGGGGGCGGTGTCCGGGGCGGTGGGCATGGGGGTCCTTGCGGGTGGAGGGGGTTGGGAGGCGCGGGGGCCGGGGGGTCGCGGGGCGGAAGGGCCGGTACGGGGGTGTGGCGGGGTGTGGCGGGGTGTGGCGGGTCGCGGACGGCGGGAGAGGGCCCGAACGGAGTCGGGGCGGAGGGTCGTTCCCCGCGCGGTTCGCGTGGCCTTACGGAGGTCCTACGAGGCCGTACGAGACTCTGCGAGGCCCTGCGAGGCCCTGCGAGCACCCAACTCCCCGTATCAGCAAGGGAATTCGGGCGGACTCAGACGGGGAACCGCCCGGCGTCCGCGCCCTCCCCCGTGCCGTTTCCGGAGCGGTACGTGAGCGCTATCAGGCGCCGTACCTCGCGGTGGCCGAAGCGGCCGTCGTCGACTCCGTAGGACGCGGCTTCGAGGAGTCCCCACAGGCTGTACCAGAGCCAGGAGGGCGGGACGTCGGAGCGCAGCCGTCCGAGGTGCTGGCCGTGCGCGAGGAAGCGGAAGGCCCGTTCGTCCTGGGCCTCGGTGGCGGCGCGCAGGTCCGGGTCCCCGAGGACTCCGGGGTCGTGGGCCGCGAAACCGTAGAGGTGGATGGCGGGGGCGAGGCCGTCGATCAGGGTGTCCAGGGCGGCGTCGAAGGCGGCGGCGTCGAAGCGGCCCTCGGCGAGGTCGGCCGCGCCCGGCTCGGCGGCGGCCAGGAGCGCGTCGACGGCCTCGATGGCACGTACGCCGATGGCCCGCATCAGCTCCTCGCGGCTCGCGTACCGGCGATGCAGCGTGGCGCGGCTGATCCCGGCGCCCTTGGCGATCTGCGCGAGGGCAGCACTGCGGTTGCCGGCCAGGACGCGCGCGGCGGCGTCCAGGAGTGCGTCGTCGGACTTGGGCATGTGCATCACCTCTCTCGCAGATGAGACAGAAATGTATCAGGAGAGAGGTTGATGTGTCACGGGCGGGAAGGGGTCACGAGCGGGAAGGGGGAGGGACCGCGCGGCGGGGCGCCGAGCCCCCACAGCTCGACGCCCCGCCCCGTTCACTTGCTCCGGCGCCTCAGTAGGCGATCCAGCCCTTGCTCTGGTACACGTCCCGGAACTGGACGTAGAAGCCCGAACCGTCCGCCACACCGGTGGCGGCCTCCACCCACCGCCCCGCCGGGGCGTACTTCCACTTGTTGCACTTCTTGGTGGCCTTGAAGCAGACGCGGACGTCGGTGCCCGCGCTGACGTTCACGTTGATGTCGGCGCAGTTGGCCGTGGTGTAGGCCCACCGGTTCTGCCCCGGCCAGAAGGAGGGCCGGTCGCCGTTGCGCGGCGTCGCGGTGTACCACTTCTTGTTGCCGTTGCCGAGACAGTCGGCCTTGAGCTTCGTGTTCACGTCCGACTTGGCGGCCGTAACCGCGGTGGACGTCGCGGACGTCGAGGTTTCCCCGCCACCGGACGACGCGGCCACCGCGGTCGCCGCCCCACCGCCGAGCAGCACACCGGCGAGCGCCAGCGGCACAACACGCCTACGGATTGCCATGGTTGATCCCCCTCTGTCGTGCGCTCCGGGTGAGCGAATCCGCCACCTTGGAGCGGTACGTTCACGAATTTCTTCTTTGCTGTGACTCATGCCGGTATGTGAACCGGTCGAGTCGTCAGCAGAGACAGCCCCGGGACACCTGAGGTTGCGGCTGCGCGGCGACTTCATACGTGGGGTTGAGACGGTTCAATCCCAGAGGGCAGAAGGGCACCAGGGGGCGCACGCCCCCCGGCGTGCGGATGCAACTGGCCCTGGGGTCACATCCGTTGTCGTGATTCTCCAGCCAAAGCTCACCCCGCTGGCTACGTTGAGCTACTGACGGAAGCGATCAGTGACGGCCACTGGAGACGCCATGCCCCACATCCGGACACTCGACCCCGACGCCTCGCCCCTCGACCACTTCGGCGCCGAACTCCGCTACCACCGCGAACGCGCGGGGCTCAACCAACACCAACTCGGCGCAAAACTCTTCTGCACAGGCTCACTTGTGGGCCAGATCGAAACCGCCCACAAGGTTCCTACGCGCGACTTCGCCAACCGCGTCGACACGGTTCTGGAGACGGGAGGCTCGCTCGGGCGCCTGGTCGGGCTCGTTCTGCGGAGCCAACTCCCGTCCTGGTTCCAGAAGTACGCGGGGATGGAGGCCAAAGCGACGTACATCTGCTCGTATCAGTCGCAGGTGATCTACGGACTGCTCCAGACCAAGGCGTACGCGCGTGCTGTGCTGGGTTCTTTCAACCCGGACGGTATTGACGAGAAGGTCGCTGCTCGAATGGACCGCCAGCGCGTGCTGGACCGGGAGAATCCGCCCGTGGTGTGGGTCGTCATGAGCGAGTCGGTACTTCTGCAACCGACGGGCGGCCGCGAGGTCATGTGGAACCAACTCGCCCATCTCCTGAGCTTCAGGGACCGGAAGGACGTGAACATCCAGGTACTGCCGCTCTCTATCGGCCAACACCCCGGCCAAATGGGCTCGTTCAACCTTCTGCGCTTCGCAGACGACCCGGACATCGTCTACACCGAGGACTTCGTCCAGGGGCATGCGACCGCCAATCCCGACGCAGTCAGGGACGGTTACCTCCGCTACGCTCAGCTTCAGGCCTCAGCCCTCTCCGTGGAGGACTCGGCAGCCCTGATCAGCCGCCTGATGGAGGAGCTTTATGGAGACCGTGCCCAACCTCACGAACGCGACGTGGCGTAAGTCGAGTTACAGCGGCCCCAATGGGGGCGAATGCATCGAGTGCGCACCGCTCGGCAACGCGACCTGGCGTAAGTCGAGTTACAGCGGCGACACGGGCGGCGACTGCGTCGAGTGCGCCCCCCTCGGCAACGCCACCTGGCAGAAGTCCTCGTACAGCGGTGACACAGGCGGCCAGTGCATCGAGGTAGCCCCCCAGCCCTGCCGCATAGCCATCCGCGACTCCAAGACCCCCGAAGGCCCCGCCTTCCTGGTAACCCCGACCGCCTTCGCGGCCTTCACGACGGCGGCGGCGCAGGGGACGTTCGGGGCGTAGCCCCATCCTCAGACCAGCCTGAGCGCCTCCATCCCCTCCCGTTCGACGCGCGACAGCTCACGGAGGAGCGAGCCCGCCTCCGTGAGGTGCTGGACATCGCCGGATTCGCCTGCTGTCGCGATGAGTTGGGCCACCCTCGTCCAGAGGGTGGCCGCCTCGACGTAGTGACGATGGCCGGTGCGTAGCGGGTCGCTGTCGATCAACTGGGCGCACTCGGCGAGGAAGTCCCGGTAGAGGTTGCGGAACAGGGCGCCGCCGGTACCGGCTCGCTCCATGAGCAGGGCGGTCCGTGGCAGGTCCTCGCCTGGATTTCCGCTGCGTTGGAGCCACTTGGGGACCAGCTTGGCCGCCTTCTCGATGCCCCGGTAGCCCAGGTTCGCGATGGGCGGGTTCAGGAAGGTGTCGGCGCACGCCCTGATCGCGGGGACGATCCGGTCCTGCGGGGGCGGCGAAGTGTCCGGCACCGTGAGCGTGAAGGAGCGGTGCCTGGCCGTCATGGGGCCGCGTTCGGCCCGTGCCCTGGCCAGGGCGGCGAGGCTGGAGGCCACGGCTCCGCCCTGCTGGTCGGTGTCCACGAGGTAGGCGTTCTGTTCGTCGTAGCCGTACATGGCGACGACGTGTCCGCCGAAGTGGACCTTGGTGGCGAAGTAGTCCAGGTGGTAGCTGTCGAGCTGGAGGCCGACGGGCCGTCCGGCGTCCAGGTGGCCCGTCACGTTCCGCCAGGCCTTGCGCGCGGAGGTGGTCTCCTCGACCAGGAGGTGAAGGCCGAGTGTGGCGGCCAGGTTCCTGGTGAGCTCGAACGGCTTCACCCGGCCGCCCAGGAACGGGAACCCCATGCTCTTGCTGTCCCAGTAGACGAAGGACAGTCCGGAGCCGAGCCCGAACAGCATCGGCTCGGACAGGTCGAGCCCCTCGTGCCGCAGCAGCACGCCCAGCGCCGACGTCTCGCAGTGCCGCATACCGCCGACCTCGCGGATATCGATGTCCTTCACCATGGTCATGCCGCTCATCCTCCTCCCTCCGCCCCCCGGTACTCCTCCACCCGACCTAAGTCGAAGGGACTGCCCGGCCCGGGAAGCACCGCCCGCCGGTGATCGTTGGAACGGACAGGAGTACGAAACGAGTACCGCGTACCACGTACGGAAAGAACGAGGCACGAAGCACGTGAGCGTTTTCGAGAAGACCCGTTGGGAAGGCGAACTGCTCGACGCCGAGGCGTACTTCGGGCACATCGGCTACGAAGGGGAGCGGGCGCCGACGCTCGGCGTGCTGCGGGCCCTGCACCGGGCGCATGTCACCGCGCTGCCCTGGGAGAACTTCAACGCCGTACTGGGCAAGCCGATCGGGACCGATCTGGCGACCGTGCAGGAGAAGTTTCTGCGGGAGGGGCGCGGCGGGTACTGCTACGAGCACAACGTGCTGTTCGCCGCCGTCCTGGAGCGGCTCGGCTACCGCTTCACCGCCCTGCACGGACGGATAACCCTCGGCGCCGACAAGGTGCTGCCCGCCACCCACGCACTGCTCGCCGTCCGCACCGCCGACGACGAGCGCACCTGGCTGTGCGACGTCGGATTCGGCTCCGGCCCCCTCGAACCCCTTGAGCTGCGCGACGGCACCGAGGCGGAGTTCGACGGCTGGCGCTACCGGCTCGTACGGAACGAGAGCACGGCCACCGTGGCCACTCTCGGCCACGGCGACGAGAAGGCCGACGTCTCCGGTCTCGGCGACTGGTGGCTGCACCAGTACGGCCCGGACGGCTGGATCGACCGGAGCACCTTCACGCTCAACCCGCAGTATCCGATCGACTACGTGGTGGGCAACCACTTCGTGGCCACACACCCGCGCTCGCCGTTCACGCGGCGCCTGTTCGCCCAGCGGTTCACCGCGGCCCGTGCGGAGCAGCTCGACAACGCCGTGTGGAGTACGACCCTGCCGGACGGCACGAAGACCGAGCGCACCATCGAGCCCGCCGAGCTCCGGAAGATCCTCCGCGAGGTCTTCGACATCGAGCTCGCCCCGGAGGACGCGGCCGCGCTGGAGCAGAGCGTGGTCCGGAACCTGAGCGAGGCCCGGGACCCGAGCGAGGCCGGGGAGCGGGACGGGGAGTAGGCCGCCCTCGCGTCGAGACCGGGACCGGTCTGCGGCGACGACGCCCGGACGCGGCCGCGCGGGACGCTACTCCCCCGGCACCTCGCTCCTCACTCCCCCGGCACCCCGCCCCTCCGCACGGCCAACGGCGGCACCCCCCACCACCGGCGACAGCACCGCGTGAGGGCGGACTGTTCGGAGAGGCCGAGCAGGGCGGCGACGCGGCCGAGGGGGAGGTCGGTGGTGAGCAGGTAGCGGCGGGCTGCGCGGCGGCGTTCGTCGTCGACGATCCGGGCGAAGGTGGTGTCCTGCTCGCGCAGGCGGCGCTGGAGCGTGCGGGGGTGCAGGGCGAGCAGTCGCGCGGTGGCGCCGATCTCCAGCGGGGCGGTGCCGAGCGACTGCCGTACCACCGCCCGTACGCCGGTGGCCACGTCCCGTTCCTCGCCCGCGGTCTGCTCCGCGAGGAAGGCGAGCGCGAAGCGGCGCAGCTGGGCGTCGCCGCTGGTGAGGGGGCGTTCGGTGAGGCTGAGCGGGGCGCGCAGCAGGGCCTTGGGGCGGTCGGTGCGTACGGGGGCGCCGAAGAACTCCTCGTAGGTGGCCAGGGGGGCCAGTGGCGGGTGCGGGAGTTCGACCGAGCGCAGGCCGTACGGGCCGCTCAGGAAGAGTGCGGCGCGGTGGACGAAGCCGAGGGTGAGGTCGGTGGCCTGCGGCGGGGCCTCCATGCCCTCCCGTACGTCGAAGCGCAGGGCGGCGACGCCGGGGGTGCGGTACGGGTCGGGGGCGAGGGCGATCCGCATCGAGGGGGCGTGGACGAAGAGGTAGCGGGTGGTGCAGTCGAGGGCGTCGCCGAGGGTCTCGGAGTTCTGGATGGCGAGCGCGAGTGGGCCGAGCATGCCGAGGTCCTGGCGGGTGGCGATGCGTAGTCCCAGGTCGGGGCAGTCGAGGTCGTCGGCGGCGATCTCCAGGAGCAGCGCCAGGGCCTCGTCGGAGACGAGCAGGTCGTCCGCGTCCAGGGCGGCGACGGGGAAATCCGCCCTCCTGGCATACTCCTCGGCGTCCCCGCCCAATTCGGCCACGGTGGCCCGAAATCCTCGGGCCCCCGCCGACCTGATCACCGAACCGGAAGCCTGCGATCCGAAGGGTTGCATGACGCCCAGGGTCAAATAACTGTCGCCCCGGGTCAATTCCCCGACGCTGTGCTTCCGGACACTGAGAACCATGACGCGTACCGCACACCCCAGCAGCCCCGGCCCCGAGTCCCGTGAGACCGCGCACACCGGCGCCGAGCACCTCGATGTCGTGATCGTGGGCGCCGGTCTGTCCGGTGTCGGCGCCGCGTACCGGCTCCAGAGCGAGTGCCCGGAGCGCTCGTACACGATCCTGGAGGCCCGGCAGTCGATGGGCGGCACCTGGGATCTGTTCCGCTACCCGGGCGTCCGCTCCGACTCGGACATGTTCACCCTCGGCTACCCGTTCAAGCCGTGGCGCGACTCGCGGGTGCTCGCCGACGGCCCGTCGATCCTGGAGTACATCAAGGAGACCGCGGCCGAGTTCGGCATCGACCGGCACATCCGCTACGGGACCAAGGTCACCGGCGCCGACTTCAGCACGGCGACGGCCCGCTGGACGCTCACGCTGGAGGAGACCGGCGCCGACGGCGAGACCCAACTGCGCACGCTCACCTGCGACTTCCTGTACCTGTGCTCGGGTTACTACGACTACGACCAGGGGCACTCGCCGCGGTTCGAGGGCGCCGAGGACTTCACCGGCACCGTGGTCCACCCGCAGTTCTGGCCCGAGGACCTGGACTACGCCGGCAAGCGCGTCGTGATCATCGGCTCCGGCGCGACCGCGGTGACCCTGGTGCCCGCGATGGCCAAGGACGCCGCGAAGGTGACCATGCTCCAGCGCAGTCCCACCTGGATCAGTTCGCTGCCCAGCCGGGACAAGGTCGCCGACGTGGTGCGCAGGGCGCTGCCCGAGGGCGCGGCCCACCGGGTGGTGCGGACCAAGAACATCCTGTTCGCGATCGGCTTCTACCAGTTCTGCCAGCGGGCGCCGAAGTCCGCGCGCAAGGTGCTCACGGGCCTCAACCGGCGCGTACTGAAGGACGACCAGGTCGTCAGGGAGCATCTGACGCCCACCTACGACCCGTGGGACCAGCGGCTGTGCGCGGTGCCGGACGCCGACCTGTTCCGGTCGCTGCGGCGCGGTGACGCGGAGATCGTCACCGACCACATCGACCGCTTCGTGCCCGAGGGCATCCGGCTCAAGTCGGGGCGGGTCGTCGAGGCCGATGTCATCGTGACCGCGACCGGTCTGCAGCTGCTCGCCTTCGGCGGGATCACCCCGCACGTCGACGGCACGGCCGTCGAGCCGAGCAAGCAGTTCGTGTGGCAGCACACGATGATGACCGGAGTGCCCAACTTCGCGCTCTGCGTGGGCTATACGAACGCCTCCTGGACGCTGCGTGCCGACCTCACCTCGCGCCTCGTCTGCAAGGTGCTCAACCACATGCGCGTGAACGGCTACGCGGCCGTGGAGCCGAAGCCCGACGGCCCGCTCGCCGAACGCCCGCTGCTCGACCTCTCCTCCGGCTACATCCAGCGCTCCATCGACGCCTTCCCGCGCCAGGGCGACCGCAGCCCGTGGCGGGTCCGCCAGAACTACGTCCTCGACTCCACGACGACGCTGCGCAGGCGGCTGGGCCGGACGCTGTCGGGCACTCCGCTGAGCACGGTCCTCGCGGCGCGGGCACAGGAGGCCGACCGGGGCAGGAAGGTGTCGAAGGGCTAGAAACCGGAAGCCCGGCCGAGGGCGAGAACCCGGAAGACCCACCCGGGGAGGGCGGGTCTCCCGGGCCTCGGCAATTCGGTACGTAGGGCCCAGAATTCGGGAAGCGGTACCCCCCACGCATCTACGCGAGTAACATCCGGCGGAGGTCCGGCACGCTCGCCCGCTCCCCACCGTCTCGCCCAACTTGCCCCCGCATCAGCGCAGTTGAGGCCGTATCAGCGAGTTTCCACGTGCCACTCGAATTTAATACGTATCCGTAGTCGGCCCCCCCTTATAGGAACGCGACAACATTGAACGTAAGTTCCATGCACCGGTCCGTCCAGGGTGGCGCCGGCGTCACCTCGCCGTCATACCGCCG
This is a stretch of genomic DNA from Streptomyces sp. NA04227. It encodes these proteins:
- a CDS encoding TetR/AcrR family transcriptional regulator, whose translation is MPKSDDALLDAAARVLAGNRSAALAQIAKGAGISRATLHRRYASREELMRAIGVRAIEAVDALLAAAEPGAADLAEGRFDAAAFDAALDTLIDGLAPAIHLYGFAAHDPGVLGDPDLRAATEAQDERAFRFLAHGQHLGRLRSDVPPSWLWYSLWGLLEAASYGVDDGRFGHREVRRLIALTYRSGNGTGEGADAGRFPV
- a CDS encoding BtrH N-terminal domain-containing protein, translated to MTMVKDIDIREVGGMRHCETSALGVLLRHEGLDLSEPMLFGLGSGLSFVYWDSKSMGFPFLGGRVKPFELTRNLAATLGLHLLVEETTSARKAWRNVTGHLDAGRPVGLQLDSYHLDYFATKVHFGGHVVAMYGYDEQNAYLVDTDQQGGAVASSLAALARARAERGPMTARHRSFTLTVPDTSPPPQDRIVPAIRACADTFLNPPIANLGYRGIEKAAKLVPKWLQRSGNPGEDLPRTALLMERAGTGGALFRNLYRDFLAECAQLIDSDPLRTGHRHYVEAATLWTRVAQLIATAGESGDVQHLTEAGSLLRELSRVEREGMEALRLV
- a CDS encoding arylamine N-acetyltransferase, which encodes MSVFEKTRWEGELLDAEAYFGHIGYEGERAPTLGVLRALHRAHVTALPWENFNAVLGKPIGTDLATVQEKFLREGRGGYCYEHNVLFAAVLERLGYRFTALHGRITLGADKVLPATHALLAVRTADDERTWLCDVGFGSGPLEPLELRDGTEAEFDGWRYRLVRNESTATVATLGHGDEKADVSGLGDWWLHQYGPDGWIDRSTFTLNPQYPIDYVVGNHFVATHPRSPFTRRLFAQRFTAARAEQLDNAVWSTTLPDGTKTERTIEPAELRKILREVFDIELAPEDAAALEQSVVRNLSEARDPSEAGERDGE
- a CDS encoding NAD(P)/FAD-dependent oxidoreductase: MTRTAHPSSPGPESRETAHTGAEHLDVVIVGAGLSGVGAAYRLQSECPERSYTILEARQSMGGTWDLFRYPGVRSDSDMFTLGYPFKPWRDSRVLADGPSILEYIKETAAEFGIDRHIRYGTKVTGADFSTATARWTLTLEETGADGETQLRTLTCDFLYLCSGYYDYDQGHSPRFEGAEDFTGTVVHPQFWPEDLDYAGKRVVIIGSGATAVTLVPAMAKDAAKVTMLQRSPTWISSLPSRDKVADVVRRALPEGAAHRVVRTKNILFAIGFYQFCQRAPKSARKVLTGLNRRVLKDDQVVREHLTPTYDPWDQRLCAVPDADLFRSLRRGDAEIVTDHIDRFVPEGIRLKSGRVVEADVIVTATGLQLLAFGGITPHVDGTAVEPSKQFVWQHTMMTGVPNFALCVGYTNASWTLRADLTSRLVCKVLNHMRVNGYAAVEPKPDGPLAERPLLDLSSGYIQRSIDAFPRQGDRSPWRVRQNYVLDSTTTLRRRLGRTLSGTPLSTVLAARAQEADRGRKVSKG
- a CDS encoding DUF397 domain-containing protein yields the protein METVPNLTNATWRKSSYSGPNGGECIECAPLGNATWRKSSYSGDTGGDCVECAPLGNATWQKSSYSGDTGGQCIEVAPQPCRIAIRDSKTPEGPAFLVTPTAFAAFTTAAAQGTFGA
- a CDS encoding AraC family transcriptional regulator, with protein sequence MAELGGDAEEYARRADFPVAALDADDLLVSDEALALLLEIAADDLDCPDLGLRIATRQDLGMLGPLALAIQNSETLGDALDCTTRYLFVHAPSMRIALAPDPYRTPGVAALRFDVREGMEAPPQATDLTLGFVHRAALFLSGPYGLRSVELPHPPLAPLATYEEFFGAPVRTDRPKALLRAPLSLTERPLTSGDAQLRRFALAFLAEQTAGEERDVATGVRAVVRQSLGTAPLEIGATARLLALHPRTLQRRLREQDTTFARIVDDERRRAARRYLLTTDLPLGRVAALLGLSEQSALTRCCRRWWGVPPLAVRRGGVPGE
- a CDS encoding helix-turn-helix transcriptional regulator: MPHIRTLDPDASPLDHFGAELRYHRERAGLNQHQLGAKLFCTGSLVGQIETAHKVPTRDFANRVDTVLETGGSLGRLVGLVLRSQLPSWFQKYAGMEAKATYICSYQSQVIYGLLQTKAYARAVLGSFNPDGIDEKVAARMDRQRVLDRENPPVVWVVMSESVLLQPTGGREVMWNQLAHLLSFRDRKDVNIQVLPLSIGQHPGQMGSFNLLRFADDPDIVYTEDFVQGHATANPDAVRDGYLRYAQLQASALSVEDSAALISRLMEELYGDRAQPHERDVA